ACGTTAacgatgcgacatggtcccgaccaTGGACAACCATGTCAGATCACGGTGGGCAAGGCCACCATGGAGAAGAACCAAAACGGCCAGAGGACGTGAGGCCGAGTGAGTCTCCCGTCGGTGCAGGAGTCGCTAGAACCCCAACAGCCACGGACTGAGGTAGAGGCCGGTTGCAGGGGAGGCCAGATTGGAGAGAGCATTGCGCCTCTGCCACTAGATCAATGCCGAGCGGAGGAGTGAGCGCCCATAGAATTGCAAAGTTAATATAGCATGTAAAGAATGGAATTTCAACCAGACAAGTCAGACAGCGTTAACAAAATTTGCAACGGTCTAGAATCTCAAGCCACCATAAACATGATTCTAAAAGCACGGCACAGGGCAATCCAATGCAGATAACACAAAAATTCCAAGTCAAGGTACTAAAATGGACAGTGTCCTTTGTATACTGTTAATTTGTGACATGACAACTTTGCCGCCTAAGACCTCGACTTTTTCTTCCGGGACTTGTTGGAGCCCTTTGGTGGTTCTGGAGCCTTGGCCGAGGTGGTGGGTTTTGAAGAGGTGGCGCCGGCATTGGCAGCAGATGCATCATGCTTCTCTCTACTCACAGAGCCTTGAGCACCTCTGACCTGAGCCCTCTTATCCTTCCTCTTCGGACGGTAGGTCGACCTCTCCCTCTTGGGCAGCCATCTCTCGGGATCTGGGGGTGGCCCTGGGTTCGCTGGATCATATCCTTTCGGATATTtaggcttcctcttcctcttcttagcCTTTTGCTTCTTCACTTCCTCGGGAGCATCAACCTTCATGGCTTGCTCTACATGCCTTGCACCAGATGTCTTCTCCAGGCTCTTTACGTCAATTCCCTGAAGACCCGGCAACGGTTTCAGCTGCTTCTCATATTGCTCAGCTTTCGCAAGGTCAGTGCGTGCGGACGTTGCTACTAGCCCAGCCAACGCTTCGGTGCTTCCATAGCTCTTCACAAGTTCCTCGTACAGCTGACAGGCCTCTTTATCACGCCCATGGTTGAGCTTAAATGTAGCAGCCTCCCGCATGAACATATCCAACTTGTTATCTTCAGTCATGGCGTTTTTCCACCACTTGATAGCAGAATCAAGCACAGAAGCAGCACCATTAGAGTCATTTAGACGCTCTTTTAGAGCTACCAGTGTAGCAACCGTTGCAGGCATGTGCTGGATGTCAGATATCTTTGATAGCGAATCAGCAGCAATCTGAAAATGGTTGGCATTGGCAGCAATCTGGGCGAGTGCAAGGAGGACTCCTGTAGAATTATCAGGATGCTTCTCAGCATACCGACTTAGAACTTCTTCAGCTTTCGGGACCTTCTTTTCTCTCACATGAACTGCAGCTTGAAGTAAAACAGGGAACACATTGTCTCGAAACGTAGCAAGCAGCCCACTTACCAACTCTTGTGCCTGAAATATACAACACATTCACTATATGTCAGTATGTACAACGAAACAAAAAATAAATACGTAATAGGTCACTAGGCTAGGCTCAGAAATATAATGAAATTAGCCACAATATAATGTCAAATGGATGTATGAGTCCAA
The Triticum dicoccoides isolate Atlit2015 ecotype Zavitan chromosome 3A, WEW_v2.0, whole genome shotgun sequence genome window above contains:
- the LOC119269916 gene encoding signal recognition particle subunit SRP72-like isoform X2, which codes for MNDCMSSYEKLQKFKVDSIDLKINIIAALVAGGRAPEVQAAMKAQKVDLTTRALRDTRSFELAYNSACTLIENKKYSEAKEQLDLAKRIGKEELMVEDYAEDEIEYELAPVSVQLAYVQQLQGQTQEAMETYANMINKKSGDPSSLAVATANLISVKGTKDVADGLRKLDRLVEKSTAPNQLQLIESLEFKLSSRQKEALYSARVLLLLHANKIDQAQELVSGLLATFRDNVFPVLLQAAVHVREKKVPKAEEVLSRYAEKHPDNSTGVLLALAQIAANANHFQIAADSLSKISDIQHMPATVATLVALKERLNDSNGAASVLDSAIKWWKNAMTEDNKLDMFMREAATFKLNHGRDKEACQLYEELVKSYGSTEALAGLVATSARTDLAKAEQYEKQLKPLPGLQGIDVKSLEKTSGARHVEQAMKVDAPEEVKKQKAKKRKRKPKYPKGYDPANPGPPPDPERWLPKRERSTYRPKRKDKRAQVRGAQGSVSREKHDASAANAGATSSKPTTSAKAPEPPKGSNKSRKKKSRS